The nucleotide window TGAGAAGTCTAGGAGCATATTGTTAGGTGAGGGGATTTCTGAAGACAAGATCTTTGTTACAGGCAACACGATTGTTGACGCCATCTACCAGAATTTGGAGATAGCAAGGAGAAAGAGCAATATTCAACGCCGTTTAAGCATTGGAGATGGTAATTACTTCTTGGCTACGGTTCATCGTCAAGAGAACGTTGACAACGCGGAAAGGTTTCGGGGGATACTGAAAGGTTTGGAGATTGTTCAAAAAGAGTTCGGTTTCAAAGTTGTCTATCCGATTCACCCCAGGGCTAAGAAGCAACTTAAGGTGTTCAATATTGAAGTGAAGAGAGTTATGCTTATCGAACCATTAGATTATCTGGATTTTCTGCAGCTTGAGAGTAACGCTAAACTTGTTCTAACAGATTCCGGCGGCGTGCAGGAAGAAGCGTGCATCTTACGAGTTCCATGCGTAACTTTGAGGTATAATACGGAACGACCTGAAACTTTGGAGGTTGGAGCAAACGTGATAGCTGGAACAAACCCGTACGAAATTGTGGACAAGGCAAAGAAAATACTTGACATTGACACCAACTGGGAGAACCCGTTTGGCGACGGTGAAGCAGGTAGAAGAATCGTTCATATTTTGAGGAAAGAATTTACCTAGATCAAGAAATATTTCGAAATGCGCACACGCAAAAAAAAAGAGGTGTTTGTTGATCCAGCATGATGTAGCTAT belongs to Candidatus Bathyarchaeota archaeon and includes:
- the wecB gene encoding UDP-N-acetylglucosamine 2-epimerase (non-hydrolyzing); this translates as MKISIVLGTRPEIIKLSPVIRECKRLDLDYFILHTGQHYSYNMDRVFFEQLELPEAEYNLDVGSGSHGEQTGKMLMEIEKVFCSEDLDVVLVEGDTNTVLAGALAAVKLGVKIGHVEAGLRSYDRQMPEEINRVLADHCSDLLFAPTEKSRSILLGEGISEDKIFVTGNTIVDAIYQNLEIARRKSNIQRRLSIGDGNYFLATVHRQENVDNAERFRGILKGLEIVQKEFGFKVVYPIHPRAKKQLKVFNIEVKRVMLIEPLDYLDFLQLESNAKLVLTDSGGVQEEACILRVPCVTLRYNTERPETLEVGANVIAGTNPYEIVDKAKKILDIDTNWENPFGDGEAGRRIVHILRKEFT